A window of Pseudomonas mucidolens contains these coding sequences:
- the aroB gene encoding 3-dehydroquinate synthase: MQTLKVDLGERSYPIHIGEGLLDQPELLAPHIAGRQVAIISNETVAPLYLERLSRSLEAYSVISVILPDGEAFKNWETLQLIFDGLLTARHDRRTTVIALGGGVIGDMAGFAAACYQRGVDFIQVPTTLLSQVDSSVGGKTGINHPLGKNMVGAFYQPNAVLIDTATLNTLPPRELSAGLAEVIKYGLICDEPFLAWLEEHLDALRNLDQVALTEAISRSCAAKALVVNADERESGVRATLNLGHTFGHAIETHMGYGVWLHGEAVAAGTVMALEMSQRLGWISVQERDRGIRLFQRAGLPVIPPEEMTEADFLEHMAIDKKVIDGRLRLVLLRRMGEAVVTDDYPKEILQATLGADYRLLAQLKG, encoded by the coding sequence ATGCAGACACTTAAGGTCGATCTTGGCGAGCGCAGCTACCCGATCCACATTGGCGAAGGTTTGTTGGACCAGCCCGAGTTGCTTGCACCGCACATTGCCGGGCGACAAGTGGCGATTATCTCCAATGAGACGGTGGCGCCGCTCTATCTCGAGCGTCTGAGTCGCAGTCTTGAGGCCTATTCGGTGATCTCGGTGATCCTGCCCGACGGCGAAGCCTTCAAGAACTGGGAAACCCTGCAATTGATCTTCGATGGCCTGCTCACTGCTCGCCACGACCGCCGCACCACGGTAATCGCACTCGGTGGCGGGGTTATTGGTGATATGGCCGGCTTTGCGGCGGCCTGTTACCAGCGTGGCGTGGACTTCATCCAGGTGCCCACGACGCTGTTGTCGCAAGTCGACTCATCGGTGGGTGGCAAAACCGGGATCAATCATCCGCTGGGCAAAAACATGGTGGGTGCGTTCTATCAGCCCAATGCGGTGCTGATCGATACGGCGACGCTCAACACGCTGCCGCCGCGCGAGCTATCGGCCGGTCTGGCCGAAGTGATCAAGTACGGTCTGATCTGCGACGAGCCGTTCCTCGCCTGGCTTGAAGAGCACCTCGATGCCTTGCGCAATCTGGATCAGGTGGCGCTGACCGAGGCGATTTCCCGCTCCTGCGCAGCCAAGGCGCTGGTGGTCAATGCCGACGAGCGTGAGTCCGGCGTGCGGGCCACGTTGAACCTGGGTCATACCTTCGGCCATGCGATCGAAACCCACATGGGCTATGGTGTGTGGCTGCATGGAGAAGCCGTGGCTGCTGGCACAGTGATGGCGCTGGAGATGTCGCAACGCCTGGGCTGGATCAGTGTCCAAGAGCGTGACCGTGGTATCCGCCTGTTCCAGCGCGCCGGGTTGCCGGTCATTCCTCCCGAGGAAATGACCGAGGCTGATTTTCTCGAACACATGGCGATAGACAAGAAAGTGATCGACGGTCGTTTGCGTCTGGTGCTGTTGCGCCGAATGGGCGAAGCGGTGGTGACCGACGATTATCCGAAAGAGATTCTACAGGCCACGTTGGGAGCGGATTACCGCCTCCTGGCCCAGCTTAAAGGTTAA
- the aroK gene encoding shikimate kinase AroK, with protein sequence MRNLILVGPMGAGKSTIGRLLAKELRLPFKDSDKEIELRTGANIPWIFDKEGELGFRDREQAMIAELCGCDGVVLATGGGAVMREENRRALHAGGRVIYLHASVEQQVGRTARDRNRPLLRTANPEKTLRDLLALRDPLYREIADLVVQTDERPPRMVVLDILDRLQQLPPR encoded by the coding sequence GTGCGAAATTTGATTCTTGTTGGACCGATGGGGGCTGGAAAAAGCACCATCGGCCGTTTGCTGGCCAAAGAGCTGCGCCTGCCATTCAAAGACTCCGATAAGGAAATTGAATTGCGCACGGGCGCCAATATCCCGTGGATCTTCGATAAGGAAGGTGAGCTGGGCTTTCGTGATCGCGAACAGGCAATGATTGCCGAGTTGTGTGGTTGCGACGGCGTGGTCCTGGCCACTGGCGGTGGCGCGGTGATGCGCGAAGAGAACCGGCGGGCGCTGCATGCCGGCGGTCGGGTGATCTATTTGCATGCATCGGTCGAACAACAAGTGGGGCGTACCGCGCGTGACCGCAATCGCCCACTGCTGCGCACGGCCAACCCCGAGAAAACCCTGCGCGATTTGCTGGCGCTGCGCGATCCGCTTTATCGGGAAATCGCCGATCTGGTGGTACAAACCGATGAGCGGCCACCGCGAATGGTGGTTCTCGATATTCTTGATCGCTTGCAGCAACTGCCGCCCCGTTAA
- a CDS encoding pilus assembly protein PilP: protein MSGLDAACLGLALIFLAGCENHADLQALKDQLQVIRQQVPVPSAEAPLAAAPGRRFVYDPVSLRDPFQPPHKPLGRPAGRPGRAPDPGRPRQFLEGFAVDDFQMVGTLTFGARVFALLRGTVGVHRLEVGDYLGGDHGRVVAIHEGQVDIVELFPDGQGEWLERSRTLVLNVNS from the coding sequence ATGAGCGGCCTCGATGCTGCGTGCCTGGGGTTGGCGCTGATATTCCTGGCGGGCTGTGAAAATCACGCCGACCTGCAAGCGTTGAAGGATCAATTGCAGGTCATTCGTCAGCAAGTGCCCGTGCCGTCTGCGGAGGCGCCGTTGGCGGCCGCTCCAGGCCGGCGCTTTGTCTATGATCCGGTGTCCCTGCGTGACCCGTTCCAGCCGCCGCACAAACCTCTTGGTCGTCCGGCCGGTCGGCCTGGACGTGCGCCGGATCCAGGGCGTCCCCGGCAGTTTCTGGAAGGTTTTGCTGTCGATGATTTCCAGATGGTCGGTACATTGACCTTTGGGGCGCGGGTGTTTGCCCTGCTACGCGGCACTGTGGGCGTGCATCGCCTGGAGGTGGGCGATTATCTGGGTGGGGATCATGGGCGCGTGGTGGCGATCCATGAGGGGCAAGTGGATATCGTCGAGCTTTTTCCGGATGGACAGGGCGAGTGGCTGGAACGCTCGCGAACGTTGGTTTTGAACGTGAATTCATAA
- a CDS encoding type 4a pilus biogenesis protein PilO, translated as MTLLSGPLGSVVPLFSTLYHAAGQWPWPAKMLVGGALASLLWLSGDAFYLNGAREQLHRQEIRELALREQFADKAVQSARLEVLSRQLEVMRGAFSEQLHRLPSATEVPSLLEDIARLGLTSGLTLEELRLLDEQVQPLYAELPIQISLIGTYHDLATFISAVAELPRIVTLHDFLIRPAGGRDAGLLHLKMLAKTYRYSAPRPLP; from the coding sequence GTGACTCTGCTGTCCGGCCCGCTGGGGTCGGTTGTCCCGCTGTTCTCCACGCTGTACCACGCTGCCGGCCAATGGCCCTGGCCTGCCAAGATGCTGGTGGGAGGAGCGCTCGCCAGTCTGTTATGGCTGTCGGGCGACGCCTTTTACCTGAACGGGGCGCGGGAACAGTTGCACCGCCAGGAAATTCGAGAGCTGGCATTGCGCGAACAATTTGCCGACAAAGCTGTTCAGTCCGCTCGTCTTGAAGTCTTGTCCCGTCAGCTTGAGGTCATGCGCGGCGCATTTTCCGAGCAGTTGCATCGATTGCCCTCCGCGACCGAAGTACCCAGCCTGCTTGAAGATATTGCGCGCCTGGGGCTGACCAGCGGTTTGACACTGGAGGAGCTCAGGCTGTTGGATGAGCAGGTCCAGCCGCTCTATGCCGAGCTGCCGATTCAGATCAGCCTCATCGGGACCTATCATGACTTGGCGACCTTCATCAGCGCTGTGGCCGAGTTACCGCGCATCGTCACCTTGCATGACTTCCTCATCCGCCCCGCCGGTGGGCGGGATGCCGGGTTGCTGCACCTGAAGATGTTGGCCAAGACCTATCGTTACAGCGCTCCGAGGCCGTTGCCATGA
- a CDS encoding type IV pilus secretin PilQ produces the protein MVIAVPNRVELIQLPPPGAASLSNGRGAFTGDKLSLNFQNIEVRAVLQQIADVAGLNLVAADDVGGSITLRLKDVPWDQALDLVLQAKGLDKRVSANVLLVASAQELAERELRALESRRQLTELAPLRRELLQVNYANAAQLAKLFQSVSGLEGASDERGSVAVDDRTNNIIVYQTQERLDELRHIVAQLDIPIRQVMIEARIVEANVDYDKSTGVRWGGLIQNKGNWSGGGINNGSSEEAGQSESTPSSPFVDLGVVNGSSGLGIAFITDNVLLDLELTAMEKTGNGEIVSQPKVVTSDKETARILKGTEIPYQESSSSGATSVSFKEASLSLEVTPQITPDDRVIMEVKVTKDEPDYLNKLNDVPPIKKNEVNAKVLVKDGETIVIGGVFSKTQSNVVDKVPFLGDVPYLGRLFRRDVVSEKKSELLVFLTPRIMNNQAIAVSR, from the coding sequence ATGGTCATCGCCGTGCCCAATCGGGTCGAGCTGATTCAACTTCCACCGCCTGGTGCTGCGTCGCTGAGTAACGGACGTGGCGCGTTTACCGGCGATAAATTATCCCTCAACTTCCAGAACATCGAGGTCCGCGCTGTCTTGCAGCAGATCGCCGACGTTGCCGGCCTCAATCTGGTGGCCGCTGATGATGTCGGCGGCTCGATTACCTTGCGTCTCAAAGACGTACCGTGGGACCAGGCGCTGGATCTGGTGCTGCAAGCCAAGGGGTTGGACAAGCGGGTGAGCGCTAACGTGCTGTTGGTGGCATCGGCGCAGGAATTGGCCGAGCGTGAGTTGCGGGCTCTGGAGTCGCGCAGGCAGTTGACTGAACTGGCACCGCTGCGGCGCGAGCTGCTGCAAGTCAACTATGCCAATGCCGCGCAACTGGCCAAGTTGTTCCAGTCGGTGAGCGGCCTGGAAGGCGCGTCCGATGAACGTGGTTCGGTGGCGGTGGATGATCGGACCAACAACATCATCGTCTACCAAACCCAGGAGCGCCTGGACGAGTTGCGGCATATCGTTGCGCAACTGGATATTCCGATTCGCCAGGTCATGATCGAGGCGCGGATCGTCGAAGCCAATGTCGATTACGACAAGAGTACGGGCGTGCGCTGGGGAGGGCTGATACAGAATAAGGGCAATTGGAGCGGTGGCGGCATCAATAACGGATCTTCAGAGGAGGCCGGGCAGTCGGAGAGTACGCCCAGTTCACCGTTTGTCGACTTGGGCGTGGTCAATGGCTCGTCCGGCCTCGGTATCGCTTTTATCACCGATAACGTGCTGCTCGATCTGGAGCTGACGGCGATGGAAAAAACCGGTAACGGTGAAATCGTCTCGCAGCCCAAAGTGGTCACGTCCGACAAGGAAACCGCGCGGATCCTCAAGGGCACCGAGATTCCCTACCAGGAGTCCAGTTCCAGCGGGGCTACCTCGGTGTCGTTCAAGGAGGCTTCGTTATCCCTGGAGGTGACGCCGCAAATCACCCCGGACGACCGGGTAATCATGGAGGTGAAAGTCACCAAGGATGAGCCTGACTACCTGAATAAACTCAACGACGTGCCGCCCATCAAGAAAAACGAGGTCAATGCCAAGGTGCTGGTCAAGGATGGCGAGACCATTGTCATTGGCGGCGTTTTCTCGAAAACTCAAAGCAACGTGGTAGATAAAGTGCCATTTTTGGGTGATGTGCCGTATCTTGGCCGCCTTTTCCGGCGGGATGTGGTCTCGGAGAAAAAATCCGAGCTGCTGGTATTCCTGACTCCGCGTATTATGAATAACCAGGCGATTGCTGTGAGTCGTTGA
- a CDS encoding PilN domain-containing protein — protein MTRINLLPWREEQAERRRKYFLVFLLAVALVVLAAIWLADRVIDRAIDRQVARNNHLSKQVTVLDSRIKTIDELREQRRQLMERMKVVEDLQGDRSSGGRLFDELARAVPDGVQLHEVSVSGTSVEISGTAASTHDVARLMRSLEESSGLQDPGLRHVRADDAGAGNAFQLRVRQRASGEAEQ, from the coding sequence ATGACGAGAATCAACCTTTTACCCTGGCGCGAAGAACAGGCTGAACGCCGGCGCAAGTACTTTCTGGTGTTTTTGTTGGCTGTCGCGCTTGTGGTGCTGGCTGCCATATGGCTGGCAGATCGTGTCATCGACCGGGCGATCGATCGCCAGGTGGCCCGTAATAACCACTTGAGCAAGCAAGTCACGGTGCTTGATTCACGGATCAAGACCATTGATGAGCTGCGTGAGCAGCGCCGGCAATTGATGGAGCGCATGAAGGTTGTCGAGGACCTGCAAGGCGATCGCTCGTCGGGCGGGCGGCTGTTTGACGAGTTGGCCCGTGCGGTACCCGATGGCGTGCAGTTGCACGAAGTCAGCGTCAGTGGAACATCGGTCGAGATCAGCGGAACGGCGGCCTCCACCCACGATGTTGCCCGCCTCATGCGCAGCCTGGAAGAGTCCTCGGGCTTGCAGGATCCCGGCTTGCGGCATGTGCGGGCCGACGATGCGGGAGCTGGCAATGCCTTCCAGCTGAGGGTACGTCAGAGGGCTTCAGGCGAGGCGGAGCAGTGA
- a CDS encoding SPOR domain-containing protein, translating to MTSLHADEAFLGHYQLNHDPFAPRVPGFKFFPAQRKPVLGQLHHLARYSQLLLVVTGPLGSGKTLLRQALVASTNKQSVQSVVVSARGAGDAAGVLRQVAQALDVSDAEPTAILKQVVQLGLTGQEVYLLVDDAEQLDESALDALLALAAGTPEGRPHVFLFGESSLIADLEQLGGEEERFHVIELQPYEEEETREYLAQRLEGAGQGIELFSAQQISDIHESSDGWPGTINQVARDTMIEAMIASRSAVKRPKMGFTMPKKHVLAISAVVVVAVAAAWLIPGRSKAPTAPGAPTEQAQLPLGKPTTNDAPAVEFAGSGQPTELPMVGQPVMRGPLAEEAGAIAEGDDGVPVEGASGTPPTVTTVAPPSGAAADPAPAPTPAPAPTQIAAAKPAPVPAPTPKPAPAAKPAEKPVTVAKAAAGSGWYGSQPAKNYVVQILGTSSEASAQNFIKEQGGEYRYFKKDLNGKPFYVVTYGNFANRDAAVSAIKALPAKVQAGKPWPRTVASVQQELAATR from the coding sequence ATGACTAGTTTGCATGCCGACGAGGCGTTTCTCGGCCATTACCAGCTAAACCACGACCCTTTTGCTCCTCGGGTGCCTGGTTTCAAGTTTTTCCCTGCACAACGCAAGCCGGTGTTGGGGCAACTGCACCACCTGGCGCGCTACAGCCAGCTATTGCTGGTGGTCACCGGGCCACTGGGCAGCGGCAAGACCCTGTTGCGTCAGGCGCTGGTTGCCAGCACCAACAAACAGTCAGTGCAGAGCGTGGTGGTCTCCGCCCGTGGCGCGGGTGACGCGGCAGGCGTCCTGCGCCAGGTTGCGCAGGCCCTTGACGTCTCGGATGCGGAGCCGACAGCGATCCTCAAGCAGGTAGTCCAGCTGGGGCTGACCGGCCAGGAAGTTTATCTGCTGGTGGATGATGCCGAGCAGCTCGACGAATCGGCGCTGGATGCATTGCTGGCCCTGGCGGCCGGAACGCCTGAAGGTCGTCCGCATGTTTTCCTGTTCGGTGAGTCGTCGCTGATCGCCGATCTAGAGCAATTGGGTGGCGAGGAAGAGCGTTTCCATGTCATCGAATTACAGCCCTACGAAGAAGAAGAAACCCGCGAATATCTGGCCCAGCGTCTTGAAGGCGCCGGGCAAGGCATCGAACTTTTCTCCGCTCAGCAGATCTCTGATATTCACGAAAGCTCCGATGGATGGCCGGGCACCATCAACCAGGTCGCCCGGGATACGATGATCGAAGCGATGATAGCCAGCCGTTCAGCGGTCAAGCGTCCAAAGATGGGGTTTACCATGCCGAAGAAACACGTACTGGCCATTTCTGCTGTTGTCGTGGTTGCCGTCGCCGCCGCCTGGTTGATTCCAGGTCGCAGCAAAGCACCGACAGCGCCAGGCGCGCCTACCGAACAGGCGCAGTTGCCGTTGGGCAAGCCGACCACTAATGATGCGCCAGCCGTTGAGTTTGCAGGTTCTGGCCAGCCGACTGAGTTGCCAATGGTGGGGCAGCCGGTGATGCGTGGCCCGTTGGCGGAAGAAGCCGGCGCTATCGCCGAAGGCGACGACGGCGTACCGGTGGAAGGCGCCAGCGGCACTCCGCCGACCGTCACCACTGTTGCTCCGCCGTCTGGCGCGGCTGCCGACCCGGCACCAGCCCCGACTCCCGCGCCAGCCCCGACTCAGATTGCAGCGGCCAAGCCGGCTCCAGTCCCTGCCCCGACGCCGAAGCCTGCTCCGGCCGCCAAGCCTGCTGAAAAACCGGTAACCGTGGCCAAGGCTGCCGCCGGCAGTGGCTGGTATGGCAGTCAGCCAGCGAAGAACTATGTGGTCCAGATCCTTGGCACCAGTTCCGAAGCCAGCGCGCAAAACTTCATCAAGGAACAGGGTGGCGAGTACCGCTACTTCAAGAAGGACCTCAACGGCAAACCGTTCTATGTGGTCACCTACGGCAACTTTGCCAACCGTGATGCAGCCGTTAGCGCCATCAAGGCCTTGCCAGCGAAGGTTCAGGCTGGTAAACCTTGGCCTCGCACTGTCGCCAGCGTCCAACAGGAACTGGCAGCAACTCGCTGA
- the gltB gene encoding glutamate synthase large subunit, producing the protein MKAGLYQPDEFKDNCGFGLIAHMQGEPSHTLLQTAIEALTCMTHRGGINADGKTGDGCGLLIQKPDQFLRAIAKETFGVDLPKQYAVGMVFFNQDPVKAEAARENMNREILAAGLQLVGWRKVPIDTSVLGRLALERLPQIEQVFIAGDGLSDQDMAIKLFTSRRRSSVANALDTDHYICSFSHKTIIYKGLMMPADLTAFYPDLSDERLQTAICVFHQRFSTNTLPKWPLAQPFRFLAHNGEINTITGNRNWAVARRTKFANDLMDLEELGPLVNRVGSDSSSMDNMLELMVTGGIDLFRGVRMIIPPAWQNVETMDPDLRAFYEYNSMHMEPWDGPAGVVMTDGRYAVCLLDRNGLRPARWVTTTNGFITLASEVGVWNYQPEDVIAKGRVGPGQILAVDTETGQILDTDAIDNRLKSRHPYKQWLRKNALRIQATMEDNDHGSAFYDVDQLKQYMKMYQVTFEERDQVLRPLGEQGYEAVGSMGDDTPMAVLSQRVRTPYDYFRQQFAQVTNPPIDPLREAIVMSLEVCLGAERNIFQESPEHASRVILSSPVISPAKWRSLMNLERPGFDRQIIDLNYDESLGLEAAVRNVADQAEEAVRAGRTQIVLTDRHIAPGKLPIHASLATGAVHHRLTEKGLRCDSNILVETATARDPHHFAVLIGFGASAVYPFLAYEVLGDLIRTGEVLGDLYEVFKNYRKGITKGLLKILSKMGISTVTSYRGAQLFEAIGLSEEVCNMSFRGVPSRIKGARFVDLEAEQKALAGEAWSARKPIQQGGLLKFVHGGEYHAYNPDVVNTLQAAVQQGDYAKFKEYTALVDNRPVSMIRDLFRVKTLDTPMDIDLVEPLESILKRFDSAGISLGALSPEAHEALAEAMNRLGARSNSGEGGEDPARYGTIKSSKIKQVATGRFGVTPEYLVNAEVLQIKVAQGAKPGEGGQLPGGKVNGLIAKLRYAVPGVTLISPPPHHDIYSIEDLSQLIFDLKQVNPQALVSVKLVAEAGVGTIAAGVAKAYADLITISGYDGGTGASPLTSIKYAGAPWELGLAETHQTLRGNDLRGKVRVQTDGGLKTGLDVIKAAILGAESFGFGTAPMIALGCKYLRICHLNNCATGVATQNEKLRKDHYIGTVDMVVNFFTYVAEETREWLAKLGVRSLEELIGRTDLLDILEGQTAKQHHLDLTPLLGSDHIPADKPQFCEVDRNPPFDKGLLAEKMVEMAASSINDASGGEFALDICNCDRSIGARISGEIARKHGNQGMAKAPITFRFKGTAGQSFGVWNAGGLHMYLEGDANDYVGKGMTGGKLVIVPPAGSVYQTQDSAIVGNTCLYGATGGKLFAAGTAGERFAVRNSGAHTVVEGTGDHCCEYMTGGFVAVLGKTGYNFGSGMTGGFAYVLDQDNTFVDKVNHELVEIQRISGEAMESYRNHLQHVLDEYVEETGSEWGRNLAENLDDYLRRFWLVKPKAANLKSLLSSTRANPQ; encoded by the coding sequence ATGAAAGCAGGTCTGTACCAACCCGATGAATTCAAGGATAACTGCGGTTTCGGCCTGATTGCCCATATGCAGGGCGAACCCAGTCATACCCTTCTGCAAACGGCCATCGAGGCCCTGACCTGCATGACCCACCGTGGTGGGATCAACGCCGATGGCAAGACCGGTGACGGCTGCGGCTTGCTGATTCAAAAGCCCGACCAGTTCCTGCGCGCCATCGCCAAGGAAACCTTTGGTGTCGATTTGCCCAAGCAGTACGCCGTGGGCATGGTGTTCTTCAATCAGGACCCGGTGAAAGCCGAAGCGGCTCGCGAGAACATGAATCGCGAGATCCTGGCTGCCGGCCTGCAACTCGTCGGCTGGCGCAAAGTACCGATCGACACCAGCGTCCTTGGCCGTCTGGCCCTGGAGCGCCTGCCACAGATCGAACAGGTGTTCATCGCAGGCGACGGCCTGAGCGACCAGGACATGGCGATCAAGCTGTTCACCTCCCGTCGTCGCTCGTCCGTGGCCAATGCCCTGGATACCGATCACTACATCTGCAGCTTTTCGCACAAGACCATCATTTATAAAGGCCTGATGATGCCGGCGGACTTGACCGCCTTCTATCCGGACCTTAGCGATGAGCGCCTACAAACCGCGATCTGCGTGTTCCACCAGCGCTTCTCCACCAACACGCTGCCGAAATGGCCGCTGGCCCAGCCTTTCCGCTTTCTCGCCCACAACGGCGAGATCAACACCATTACCGGCAACCGCAACTGGGCCGTGGCCCGTCGCACCAAGTTCGCCAACGACCTGATGGACCTCGAGGAACTCGGCCCGCTGGTTAACCGCGTGGGGTCCGACTCCTCCAGCATGGACAACATGCTTGAACTGATGGTTACCGGCGGCATTGACCTGTTCCGTGGCGTGCGCATGATCATTCCGCCTGCGTGGCAGAACGTCGAGACCATGGACCCCGATCTGCGGGCGTTCTATGAGTACAACTCGATGCACATGGAGCCGTGGGACGGCCCGGCCGGCGTGGTAATGACCGATGGCCGCTACGCCGTCTGCCTGCTGGACCGTAACGGTCTGCGCCCGGCGCGCTGGGTGACTACCACCAATGGCTTCATCACCCTGGCGTCGGAAGTCGGCGTGTGGAACTACCAGCCTGAAGATGTCATCGCCAAAGGCCGCGTCGGTCCTGGCCAGATCCTCGCCGTGGACACCGAGACCGGGCAGATCCTCGACACCGACGCCATCGACAACCGCTTGAAGTCGCGCCATCCGTACAAGCAATGGCTGCGCAAGAACGCCCTGCGCATCCAGGCGACCATGGAGGACAACGACCACGGCTCGGCGTTTTACGACGTCGATCAGCTCAAGCAGTACATGAAGATGTACCAGGTCACGTTCGAAGAGCGCGACCAAGTGCTGCGCCCATTGGGTGAGCAAGGCTACGAGGCCGTCGGTTCGATGGGCGACGACACGCCAATGGCCGTGCTGTCCCAGCGCGTTCGCACGCCGTACGACTATTTCCGCCAGCAGTTCGCCCAGGTGACTAACCCGCCGATCGACCCGCTGCGCGAAGCTATCGTCATGTCCCTGGAAGTTTGCCTCGGTGCCGAGCGCAACATCTTCCAGGAGTCGCCTGAGCACGCCTCCCGTGTGATCCTCAGCTCGCCGGTGATTTCCCCGGCCAAGTGGCGTTCGTTGATGAACCTGGAGCGTCCGGGCTTCGACCGCCAGATCATCGACCTGAACTACGACGAAAGCCTTGGCCTCGAAGCCGCGGTGCGCAACGTCGCCGACCAGGCCGAAGAAGCGGTGCGCGCCGGCCGTACCCAGATCGTGCTGACCGACCGTCACATCGCGCCGGGCAAGTTGCCGATCCACGCCTCGCTAGCCACCGGCGCGGTCCACCACCGCCTGACCGAAAAAGGCCTGCGCTGCGACTCCAACATCCTTGTGGAAACCGCGACTGCCCGTGACCCGCATCACTTCGCGGTGCTGATCGGTTTCGGCGCCTCGGCGGTCTATCCGTTCCTCGCGTACGAGGTGCTGGGTGACCTGATCCGCACCGGTGAAGTGCTGGGCGACCTCTACGAGGTATTCAAGAATTACCGCAAAGGCATCACCAAGGGCCTGCTGAAGATCCTGTCGAAGATGGGCATCTCCACCGTGACGTCCTACCGTGGCGCGCAGTTGTTCGAAGCCATCGGCCTGTCGGAAGAAGTCTGCAACATGAGCTTCCGTGGTGTGCCGAGTCGCATCAAGGGCGCGCGTTTCGTCGACCTCGAAGCTGAACAGAAAGCCCTCGCTGGCGAAGCCTGGAGCGCGCGCAAGCCGATCCAGCAAGGTGGCCTGCTCAAGTTCGTGCACGGTGGCGAATATCACGCCTACAACCCGGACGTGGTCAACACCCTGCAAGCCGCCGTGCAGCAGGGCGACTATGCCAAGTTCAAGGAATACACCGCGCTGGTGGATAACCGTCCGGTGTCGATGATTCGCGACCTGTTCAGGGTGAAGACCCTGGACACGCCGATGGACATCGACCTGGTCGAGCCACTGGAGTCGATCCTCAAGCGTTTCGACTCCGCCGGTATTTCCCTCGGCGCCTTGTCGCCTGAGGCTCACGAAGCTCTCGCCGAAGCGATGAACCGCCTGGGCGCGCGTTCCAACTCCGGCGAAGGCGGTGAAGACCCGGCACGCTACGGCACCATCAAGAGCTCGAAGATCAAGCAAGTGGCGACCGGGCGTTTCGGGGTCACCCCGGAATACCTGGTCAACGCCGAAGTGCTGCAGATCAAGGTCGCCCAGGGTGCCAAGCCAGGTGAAGGCGGCCAACTGCCGGGTGGCAAGGTCAACGGCCTGATCGCCAAACTGCGTTATGCGGTGCCGGGCGTGACCCTGATTTCACCGCCGCCGCACCATGACATCTACTCGATCGAGGATTTGTCGCAGCTGATTTTCGACCTCAAACAAGTCAATCCGCAGGCGCTGGTCTCGGTGAAGCTGGTAGCGGAAGCCGGGGTCGGCACTATCGCCGCCGGTGTGGCCAAGGCCTATGCCGACCTGATCACCATCTCCGGTTACGACGGCGGCACCGGCGCATCGCCGCTGACCTCGATCAAGTACGCTGGCGCGCCTTGGGAGCTGGGCCTGGCCGAGACTCACCAGACCCTGCGTGGCAACGACCTGCGCGGCAAGGTTCGGGTGCAGACCGACGGCGGCCTGAAAACCGGCCTCGACGTGATCAAGGCCGCCATCCTCGGCGCCGAGAGCTTCGGCTTCGGCACCGCGCCAATGATCGCCCTGGGCTGCAAATACCTGCGCATCTGTCACCTGAACAACTGCGCCACCGGCGTCGCGACGCAGAACGAAAAGCTGCGCAAGGATCACTACATCGGCACGGTCGACATGGTGGTGAATTTCTTCACCTACGTCGCCGAAGAAACCCGAGAGTGGCTGGCCAAGTTGGGCGTGCGCTCACTCGAAGAGTTGATCGGGCGTACCGATCTGCTGGACATCCTCGAGGGCCAGACCGCCAAGCAACATCACCTGGATCTGACACCGCTGTTGGGCAGCGATCACATTCCGGCGGACAAACCACAGTTCTGCGAAGTGGACCGTAACCCGCCGTTCGACAAAGGCCTGCTGGCCGAGAAGATGGTCGAGATGGCCGCTTCGTCGATCAACGACGCCAGCGGTGGCGAATTTGCCCTGGATATCTGCAACTGCGACCGTTCCATCGGTGCACGGATCTCCGGCGAAATTGCACGCAAGCATGGCAACCAAGGCATGGCCAAGGCGCCGATCACATTCCGCTTCAAGGGCACCGCCGGCCAGAGCTTCGGGGTCTGGAACGCCGGTGGCCTGCACATGTACCTGGAAGGTGACGCCAACGACTACGTCGGCAAGGGCATGACGGGTGGCAAGCTGGTGATCGTCCCGCCGGCCGGTAGCGTCTACCAGACGCAGGACAGCGCGATTGTCGGGAACACCTGCCTGTACGGCGCCACCGGTGGCAAGTTGTTCGCCGCCGGTACCGCCGGCGAGCGTTTCGCCGTGCGTAACTCGGGTGCCCACACCGTGGTGGAAGGCACTGGCGATCACTGCTGCGAATACATGACCGGAGGCTTCGTCGCCGTTCTGGGCAAGACCGGCTACAACTTCGGTTCGGGCATGACCGGCGGTTTCGCCTATGTGCTGGACCAGGACAACACCTTCGTCGACAAGGTCAACCACGAGTTGGTCGAGATCCAGCGGATCAGCGGCGAAGCCATGGAATCCTACCGTAACCACTTGCAGCACGTGCTGGACGAATACGTCGAGGAAACAGGCAGCGAATGGGGTCGTAACCTCGCTGAAAACCTCGATGATTACTTGCGTCGTTTCTGGCTGGTCAAGCCCAAGGCTGCCAACCTGAAATCGTTGCTTTCCAGCACCCGTGCCAACCCGCAGTGA